The nucleotide sequence AGCCACTACTCGACGATCGGCGACGACCGCGGAGAGAACCTGTTTCTCTGCGGCCTCCACGTCGACTGGGATCTCGCCGGCGGGGTCGGCCGGCCTAGATCGGGGGAGGGCTGATCCGGCCCTCCACGGCGCGCGGCGGACGGGACGGCTCGGTGTCGCCGGTTCGCCGGGGCTCGACCGGCTCGCCGAGCGCCGCGCGGATGGCGTCGTCGACGGTCTCGAGCCACACGAACTGCAGCCGGTCGCGCGCGGCGGCCGGGATCTCCTCGAAGTCCTTCTTGTTGCGGGCGGGCAGGAGCACGGTCCGTATTCCGGCGCGCGCCGCCGCGACCGTCTTCTCCTTGATGCCGCCGACCGGCAGAACCAGGCCGCGCAGGCTGATCTCGCCCGTCATCGCCGCGTCGTTCTGCACGGTGCGCCCGGTGACGAGCGAGACCAGCGCGATGAACATGGCCACCCCCGCGCTCGGCCCGTCCTTGGGGATCGCGCCGGCCGGCACGTGGATGTGCACGTCGCCCTTCTCGAAGAAGTCGTTCTCGACGCCGAGCGCGCGCGCCCGACCCTTGACCAGCGACAGCGCCGCCTGCGCGCTCTCCTTCATCACGTCGCCGAGCTGCCCCGTGAGGATGAGCTTGCCGCTCCCCGGCATGCGGGTCGCCTCGATGAACAGGATGTCGCCCCCGACCGGAGTCCAGGCGAGGCCGGTCGCCACGCCCGGGATGCTCGTGCGCGCGGCGACCTCGCTCTCGAACTGGCGCGCGCCGAGAATGGCGTGCAGGTCGCCGGCGTCGATGCGCACCGTTTCCGCGGTACCTTCCGCGATGCGCATCGCGGTATGGCGGAACACGCGCCCTATCTCCCGCTCCAGGTTGCGCACGCCCGCTTCGCGGGTGTAGTCGCGGATGATGTGCCGCAGCGCCTCGTCGGTGATCGAGACCTGCTCGGCCTTGACGCCGTTGGCCTCGAGCTGGCGCCGCACCAGGTAGCGCCGGGCGATCTCGAGCTTCTCGTCCTCCGTGTAGCCGACGAGGTCAATGACCTCCATGCGGTCGCGCAACGGGCCCGGAATGGTGTCGAGCATGTTGGCCGTGCCGATGAACATCGTTTTCGACAGGTCGAAGGGCACGCCGAGGTAGTTGTCGCGGAAGGTCGAGTTCTGCTCGGGGTCCAGCACCTCGAGCAGGGCGGCCGACGGATCGCCGTGAAAGCCCATGCCGAGCTTGTCCATCTCGTCCAGCATGAACACGGGGTTCCGGGAGCCGGCCTTCTTGATTCCCTGGATGATGTTCCCCGGGAGCGCGCCGATGTAGGTGCGCCGATGGCCGCGGATCTCGGCCTCGTCGTGCACGCCGCCGAGCGAGACGCGCACGAACTTGCGGCCGGTCGCGCGCGCAATCGACTGCCCGAGCGAGGTCTTGCCGACGCCCGGCGGGCCGACGAAGCACAGGATGGGGCTCTTGCCGGACGGGTTCAGCTTGCGCACGGCGAGGTATTCGAGGATACGCCGCTTCACCTTCTCCAGACCGAAGTGGTCCTCGTCCAGGATCTCGCGCGCTCTTGCGATGTCGATCGACTCCTCGGTCATGACCGACCAGGGCAGCGTGGTGAGCCAGTCGAGGTACGTGCGGATCATGGACGACTCGGCGGCGCCTTCCGGCATGCGCTCGAAGCGCGTCAGCTCGCGATTGGCCTGCTCCTCGACTTCGGAAGGCATCTTCGCGTCCGCGATCGCCTTGCGGATCTCCTCGACCTCGAGGGACTTCGCGTCCTCCTCGCCCAGTTCCTTCTGGATCGTCTTCATCTGCTCGCGCAGCAGGAACTCGCGCTGGCGCTGCTCCATCGACTCTTTGGTCTGTTCGCTGATCTCCTGCGTCAGCTTGAGCACGGATATCCGGTGCTCGAGGAGCTTCAGCACCTTGTCCAGACGTTCCCGCACGTCGATGGTTTCGAGCACGTCCTGCTTCTCGTCGGCCTTGAGGTCCATGAAGCTCGCGACGAGATCGGCCAGGGCGCCGCCCGCGGTCGTCGCCTCGATCGCGGCGGAGAGCTCGGCCGGCGCCTGGGGCAGGAGCTCGATCGCCTGCACCGCCTGGCGTTTCAGGTGCAGCACGCGGGCCTCGATCTCCTTCGTCTCGGTCTCCGGTTCCTCGATGCGCTCGACGCGCGCGACGAGGTAGGGGAAGCCATCGAGGAACTCGACCGTGCGAAAGCGTCCCTGCCCCTGGCAGATGACATGGTGCGAGCCGTCCGGCGCGGTGACGTAGCGCAGGATGGCGGCGACGGTGCCGACCGCGTACAGGTCGCCCGGCCCGGGCATGTCCACGCCGGGATCGTGCTGCTGCAGCACGCCGAGCGGCCGCTCGCTGCGCGCCGCCTCCTGCGCGGCGGCGATCGAGCGCGGTCGCCCGACCGTCAGGGGAAGCACCATGTTCGGGAAGAGCACGGTGCTGCGGACGGGCAGGATGATCAAAGCGTCCTCGGGAAGCGGGCGCGGTGTCTCCCCTGCGTTGGTCTGGGTGCTTTCGGCGTTCTGGTTCATTGTCATCCTTTGCGCAGGCTGATCGCGAGGCAGCCGTTCGCGAGCTCCTGGCGATCGGTCTCGTAGACGCCGGGCGGCAGCTCGATCAGCCGCTCGAAGCGGCCGTGCGGAATCTCGAGGCGTTGGATGGTCGCCGCCCGCAACAGGGCGGGCAGCGGCCGGATGCCCGTCACGCGCAGCACGCCGCCTTCCAGGTCGATCTGGATCTGCTCCGGCGGGACGCCGGGCAGCGCGACCAGCACGATCAGCCCGATGTCGGTCTCGAATATGTCCACCGGCGGCTCCCAGGCCGGACCGCGCCCGGAGACCGTGCACTGGAAGAACTGCCGGTGCAGGCGCTCCGCGCGCTCGACGACCTGCACCGCCTCCGCCCACATCCAGCTCCGATACCGCACGCCGCGCTCCTCGTGATCCGTAAAGGTGCCTAGACTAAGCTGCGTTGCACGACGAGGGCAACCACCGCAGACGTCAGCCCCCGGGCGGCGCGAAGGCCGCGAGTCGCCTGAGGGCTTGGCGTTTCTCGCCCGCGTCGACGGCGGCGCGCCCGAGCGCGTCGTGCAGCACCGCGATCGTGCGGTCGTACGTCTCGCGATCGACCGCGTAGGGCGTTCCGTCCTTGCCGCCGTGTGCGAAGGAGAAGCGCGCCGGGTCCCGCGTGCTCGCCGGGCTGCCGTAAATCAGCTCGGCGATGAGGGCGAGCGCCCGGAGCGTCTTCGCGCCGACGCCCGGAACGGCGAGCAGCGCGGCGAAATCGGCGGGCGCGCGCTCGTAGGTGCTGACCAGTATCTTGTGCAGGTAGCGCGGATCGATGTCCGCCGACGCGACCGGGTGCCGGCCGGGCAGCACGAGCGTCGGAAGCCGTTCGACGACGCGCGCGACGTCGCGGTCCGGCGTGCGCGCGAGCTCGGCGATCGCCGCTCGGCTCCCGTCGCTTTCCGCCGCGACGAGGTTCAGCACCTCGCCGCGCCGGTCGCAGCACACGGCCGCGTGCGGCTCGTTCACGAAGCTCTCGACGCGGCTGCCGAGCCAGTGATAGCGGCGCGCCGTGCCTTCGCCGTCGTTGAGCCCCTGCTGCACGACGCACCAGCGCCCGTTCCGGGTGAAGAAGAAGCTGTGGTGATAGAGCTCGTAGCCGTCCTGCACGGCCGCGCTGTCGACCTTCGCCGCCAGCCGGCTTGCCTGGACGAGCGCGTCGGGTGCGCGCGCGAGGCGCACGCACGCCGCTTCGATCTCGCCCGGCGTGCGCCGCGACGCGGCGCCCTTACCGCCTGCGGCGTAGAGGCCGAGCTCCTGCTCGAGTCCCTTCACGCCTTCCTTGATCGCGCCGCAGGTCGTCGTGGTGACGCCGCTCGAGTGCCAGTCGAAGCCGAGCACGCAGCCGAGGGCCTGGAACCAGTAGGGATCGGAAAGCCGCGCGAGCACTTCGTCCGGGCCGTGCTCGTCGACCACGTGGCAGACGACGGCGCGCGCGAGCCGCACCATGCGCCGGAACAGCCAGGCCGGGGCCTTGCCCCCGTGCAGCGGGAGTTGCGCGAAGCCGGTGCGCATCGCAGCATTATACGCGGCGCGCGGTTTTCCGGCGGGCGCGCGGAACGACGACCTTTCGGACGGCGGGCGGAGAATGGCATTCGGCTACTACAAGCGGCTCAACCGCGCGCAGAAGGCGGTGTACCGTCAGAGCGACGAGGTGAGCGCGGTGCGCCTGCCCGAGCCGCGCCGGTTCCGCCCGACGATCGCGGAGCTCGCGTCCGCGCTCGACCAGCAGAACCAGCCGCGCACGCAGGCGCTTTGTCAGCACCTCGTCGACGCGATGACGCACGGGCTGCGGGTGTCGCCCGTGCGCGTCACCGTGCTCGCGGTGCGTCCCGCCAACGACTGGGGAGAGCTGCACGGGTTCTATCGGCCCGAGGGGCAGGAGGAATCGGCCAGCATCACGGTCTGGATGCGCACCGCGCAGCGACGCCAGGTGGTCGCCTTTCGCACTTTCCTGCGCACGCTGTTGCACGAGGTCTGTCATCACCTCGACTACACGCTGCTGGCGCTCGACTACTCGTTCCACACCCAGGGCTTCTATCGGCGCGAGTCGAGCCTGTTCCATCAGCTCGTGCCGGGCGCGAAGATATCGAGCGTCGGCGCGAGACGGGAGCAGGGCTGAGCGTTTGGCAAACCCCGGAGCGGCTTCGCCGTGGCGCCGCGAGAGAAGGGTCGGCGTCAGCGAAGCAGCCGGGTCATCGCCTGCTCGGTCTTCGCCTCGCCGATCGCGATCAGTTCCTTCGCGCGATGGAACTCGTGGAACGCGCAGACATCGCGCGGCACGTCGATGATCACGTCCGGGGTGTAGGCCGCGAGCTTCAGGCGGGCGATCGTCTCCTGCATCGTGTCCATCGCGCGCAGCGCGATTTCGAAGAACCCGAGATCCTCGGGTTCGGGCTTCGGCGGGCTGGTCCAGAGGTTCTCGATGAAGGCGCGGATCCGCTGCTTGTAGGATGTGGGCGGGGCCGGCAGGGGAGTGGCGGGTTCGGTCTTCGCCGCGGCGTCCGGCTTGCCGCTCAGGTTGACGGCGATCGTGAGGTCGGTGCGATCGGTGAGCGTGGGGGCGATCGGGATCGGGTTGACCACGCCGCCGTCGACCAGGCGGCGGCCGTCCAGGCGCGAGGGAACCAGGAGCAGCGGGATCGCGATCGATGCGCGGATCGCGTCGAACAGGCGCCCCTCGCGCAGCCAGACCTCCTTGCCGGTATCGAGGTCGGTCGCCACCGCGGTGTACGAGACGGGCAGCGCCTCGATTCGGCAGTCGCCGATCAGCTCGCGCAGCACATCCATGATGCGCTCCCCCTTGAAGAGCCCCGCGCGGGCGAAGGAGAGGTCGAGGAGGCGCAGCACGTCGAGGCGCTCGAGCGCCGAGACCCAGGCGGTGTACACGTCGAGCTTGCCCGTCGCGTACACACCGCCGATCAGCGCGCCCATCGAAGAGCCGGCGATCGAGCGGATCGCGTAGCCGTGGGCCTCGAGCCAGCGGATCACGCCGATGTGAGCGAGACCACGGGCCCCGCCGCTGCCGAGCACGAGCGAGACGGTCTGGCGCGCGTTCAATGCTTAACCCTACTTGGACCAGGACGTCGATCTTACCCCAAGGGTAGCCCGCCCGGTTGCGGCCCGCGCGGCGGGGGGTTTATAAAGCGGGCATGGCATTCCTTCGCGGTTGGCGCCTGGCGGGGCTCGCGGTGCTGCTCGCCGGTTGCGCGGGTCTGACCGGCCCGCTCGAGCCGCCGAACGTCAGTCTGGTCGATCTGCGCGTGCTGGACGCCGGCCTGTTCGAGCAGCGCTACGGCCTCACGCTGCGCGTGCAGAACCCCAACCCGGTCGCGATGCCGATCACCGGCATGGAGTACAAGCTGAGCCTCAACGACGTCGACTTCGGCCGGGGCGTCAGTCAACAGGCCGCGAACGTCCCCGCTTACGGGGAATCGGTGCTCGAGGTCGAGGTCGTGAGCAACATCTTCGACCTCGTGCAGCGTGTGCAGGACCTGCAGAAGGGCCGCGGGCAGGGCCTGCGCATCGCGATCGCCGGGGGAGTGAGCCTGGCGAACCGCGCGGGCGAGCTGCCGTTTCGCATGCAGAGCGACCTGACGGGCCGGCGACAAGAATAGCCAGGAGAGGAACCATGCAGGTCTCGATCGTGTACGTGCACATCAAGCCCGAGCGGGTGAGCGACTTCATCGAGGCGACGCGGCGCAACCACGAAGGCTCGGTGAGGGAGCCGGGCAATCTGCGCTTCGACGTGCTGCAGTCGGCGTCCGATCCGACCCGCTTCATGCTGTACGAGGCGTACGTCTCCGCCGAGCAGGCGGCGGCGCACAAGCAGACGGCGCATTACCTGCAATGGCGCGAAACCGTGGCCGACTGGATGGCCTCGCCGCGCCACGCGATGGCGTACGACGGTCTCTTTCCCCGCGGCCCGTGAAGCCGTTTTCGATCGCGCGTCTGCCGCGCATCGAGTTCGGCGCGGGCGTCGTCGCGAAGCTCCCCGGCATCCTCGCGCGCTACCCCGGCCCCGCGCTCCTCGTGACCGGGGCGCGCGCGTTCACGGCGAGCACGCAGTGGGCGGCGTTGACGAGCGAGCTTCGCCGCCGCGACATCGACTTCGAACACGTGCGCGTCGCGGGCGAGCCGTCTCCCTCGCTGGTCGACGAGGCGTCCGCGCTGTACCGGTCGCGGGGGATCGCCGTCGTCGCCGGCATCGGCGGGGGCAGCGCGCTCGACGCGGCGAAGGCGATCGCCGGGCTGCTCCGGGTCGGCCGCTCCGTCATGGATTATCTCGAAGGCGTCGGCCCGGAACTGCCCTACGAGGGACCGGCCGTGCCGTTTGTCGCCGTGCCGACGACCGCCGGCACGGGCAGCGAGGCGACGAAGAACGCCGTGCTCAGCGTGCAGGGCGCGGACGGCTTCAAGAAGTCGTTCCGCGACGAGCGGCTCGTCGCCGAATACGCGCTCGTCGATCCCGACCTGCTCGCGTCCTGCCCGAAGGAGATCGTCGCCGCGAACGGCATGGACGCGCTCACGCAGCTGCTCGAGTCCTACGTCTCCCTCAAGGCGAACGCCTTCACCGACGCGCTCGCCCGTTCGGGGCTCCAGGCCGCGCGCGACGGGCTGCTGCCGTGGTACGAGGGCAGGGGCGATCCGGGCGCGGCCCGGGCGCGCATGGCGTACGCCGCGCTCCTCTCCGGGGTGACGCTCGCGCAGGCGGGGCTCGGATCGGTGCACGGCCTGGCGTCGCCCCTCGGCGCCTTCTGCCCCATTCCCCACGGCGTGGTCTGCGGCACGCTCGTCGCGGAGGCGACGCGCGTGAACATCGCCGCCCTGCGAGACCGCGACGGCGCGAACCCCGCGCTCGCCAAGTACGCCGAGGCGGCGGCGCTTCTCTCGGGAAGCGTCTTCGGAAGCGCCGAGCAGGCGTGGACGGCGCTGGTCGGTCTCCTCGAGGAGTGGACCGAGCGGCTCGATCTTCCTCGCCTGTCGCGCCACGGCCTCACGGCTACGGGGCTCGATCGCGTGGTCGCCCACTCGCGCGGCTCCAGCATGAAGACCAACCCCATCGTCCTCACGGACGCGGAAATCCGCGGGATCCTGCAGGCGCGTCTCTAGTCCGGGGCCTTCGCCCGTCCGGGTGGCGGACCGGGCCGCCGGCCGTCGCCGGGGCCGGAATCCGGGCCGGGTAGCGGCGCCGGGCCGGTTCGCTAGTATCTATATATATAAGGTGTGACGATCCTCGGACGCGCGCATCCGCCATGAACGTGCTCGAACACTTCACCGGCCTCTCGACCCTCTACCTGCTGACGCAGGACGGGAGGCTCGGCACGGTGAACCCCCAGCGACGCTTCGAGGAGGACGACGACCTCGGGCGGGCATTCGGCGCACACAACCGCGAGCTCCTCGCGCAGTATGCGAACCAGGCGGGTCCGCCGTGGCGGCTCGGCATCGTCTATCGGGCGGCCGAAGCGCGGGCGTGGGGCAACGAGCTGATGTGGCTCGAGGAGGCCATGGTCCGCGAGCTCTACCGGGTGAGCGGCCCCGCCGGGTCGGAGCTCACGGCGTTTCAGAAGAAGAACCGCGAGACGAGCCTGTACCGCGGTGGCGAGCTGCTGCTGGATTTCCGTGCGGACGCGACCAGCACGACGCCGGTGTACTGCCCCGTGCTCTACAACCGGGGCCTGCCGCTCGGTCGGCTGGCCCCGGCGCTCGGTCTGGCGCCGGGCCTCGAGGAGGCGCGCGGTCCCGTGCTCGAGGTCCTCAATCTGCTTGCACCGATCCCGGTCTCGCGCCGCGACGTTCCGGCCGTCGCGATGCTGGTGGACCGTGTGCGTCGCCGGCTCGTCCGCAAGGAGATGCGCCGGACCAGCGGATTCTCGCTGCTCGACCGCGTCCATGCCGCGCCGGGCGACGCGGGCGCCGACTTCTTCGACGTGGACCGCCGCGACGATCGCGCCGTCACGCTCCCGACCGGTTTCGGACAGGGCGGCGATGCGGGCGAACGAATCGAGCAGGTGGACCGCTGGCTCGAGCGGCCGCACCGGCCGGTCGATGCGGCGCTGCTCCGCCGCTTCGTGCAATTCCGCGACCTGGACGATCGCCGGCTCGCGCTGCTCGCGCAGCGCAGTCTCGTGCACACGGCCCCGAGCGGGACTCGCCTGCTGAATCAGGGCATGACCGACACCTGGAACATGTATCTGCTCGAAGGCTCGCTCTCGCTGGAGGCGGCCGACGGGCAGTCGCTGCTCGTCGAGGCCGGCGGCGAGCGCGCGGCGAGCCCCGTTTCCTTCCTGAAGCCGCGCAAGTACACGGTGACCGCGCTCACGCCCGTAAGCTTTCTCTGGATTCCCGACGCCCTGCTCGCGGACGTGCTCGAGCCCGTCAAGGCCCGTACGGTACCGAGCGCGCTGAAGCGCTAAGACCTCGTCGCTCCCCCGGTCACTCCCGCGCGGCTGGCCTCGTCCCGGTAACCCGGGGAGAATCGAAAAACACCGACCGAACGACAGGCGAACCCATGAGCGTCGTGTCGCGGGAGGCGCCGGCGCGACGCGTTCAGCTCGTCGAAGTGCTGGTGTTCCTGCTGATCCTGCTGCCCTCGATGGTGCTGCCGGCCCTGGGCATGCGTCCGGACGAGCTGCGATTCGCACTCGTGGCCGCGGCCGTCATCGCCCACAACGTCGCGCTCGTGAGCCTGATCGCCTACTTCGTCTGGCGCAGCGGGGAAGGGCTGCGGTCGGTGGGCTGGGCCGCGGCGCGTCCCGTGCGCGAGGCGCTGGTCGGCGTCGCCCTGTTCGTGCCGTTCTTCCTCGCCGTCGGGATGCTCGAACGCCTGCTGCGGCAGGCCGGGTTCACCGCGCCGTCCGCGCCTCCGGACTATCTCCTGCCCCAGACCGCCCCCGAGCAGCTGCTCGCGCTCGCGCTCATCACGGCGGTGGCGGTGGGCGAAGAGACGATCTTCCGCGGCTACCTGATTCGGCGCTTCGACGCCGTCACGGGCAGCCGTGCGACCGCGGTCGTGCTTTCGACCGTCATTTTCGCCCTCGGCCACGGCTACCAGGGTTCGCTCGGGATCGTCGCGGTCGGCTTCATCGGCGTCGGCTTCGCGCTGATTTATTTCTGGCGCGGGAGCCTGATCGCCCCGATGGTGATGCATTTCCTCCAGGACGTGATGGGCTTGCTGGTCGCCCCGCGCTTCATCGGCGGTTGAACCCCGGCCGTCGCGGTCGGGCATCCGCGTGACGGTCACACCGCCGGCGCGGCCGACAGATCGGGCTCGCGCGTCGCGCGCAGTATCCAGTCCCGCGCGCGGTCGCGCAGCTCCATCGCCGCCGACCAGGTGTCGGGCGCGGAGGGCGGCGGCGCGAGTGCCGGCCCGATGCTGACGTGCACCGCGCCGCGGCGCGGGAACCAGGAGTCGCTGCGCAGCAGCGAGCGCGTACCGCGCAGCGCGCAGGGCACGACCGGCACCCCTGCCTCCGCGGCGGCGACGAACGCGCCGGTATGGAACGGCAGCAGGCCCGGCGCGCGCGTGAAGGTCCCCTCCGGAAAGAAGAACAGCGGCACGCGCGCCCGGGCGAGGGCCGTGAGATGGCGGACATCCGCCACGCCCCGCTCGCGATCGAAACGCTCGACGAACTGGGCGCCGAGACGGCGGAGGAATAGTCCCGCCACGAGCGACGACCGGAACTCGGCCTTGGCCACGAATCGCACGGGCCGCGGGAGCGCCGCCACCAGCACGATGCCGTCCAGGTAGCTCTGGTGGTTCGCCACGAAGAGGCAAGGGCGATCGCCGGAGGGCAGCGCGTCGACGCCCTCGATGGTAATGGGCACGCCGCAGGCGCGCGCGAACGCGCGCGCGGCGCGGTGCAGCAGGGTCCAGCGCATGCCGTGACGAGGCAACACGATGACAAGGGCCCAGACGACGGGCGCCATGAGGCCGAAGACGCCCCACGCGTACCCGGCGTAGGCAACGGCGCCGAGGCGCCGCAGTCCCCGACGCAGCTCCGGCACGAGCGCGCCGGCCGCGAGGCGCGCCATCTGCCAGGCCACCGGGCGCCGCGCGCCGCCGAAAGCCTGCCGTTCGTACACCTCGCGGCTGGCCGCACGCCGCACCTTGCCGCTCGAGGTCTTGAGGATCGTCTGCGGCGGCGCGAGGCAGACGTCGTCGGGAGGGCCGCCCGCGAGATCCGCGACGCAGGCGACGACGCGCGCACGCAGCGCCTCGCGCGCCGCCGCGTCGGCCTCGCGCGTCTCCGCGAGCACGACCAGCCGTTCCGTGCCGGTCTCCGGGTCGGGGCTTCCGAACACCGCGACGCGTCCCTTGCGCACGCCGGGCAGCTCGCCGACCGCCTCCTCGATTTCGTCGGGAAAGACGTTGCGGCCCGCGTGGATGACGACGTCCTTGCGCCGGCCGGTCAGATAGAGCTCCCCGCCCGCGACGTAGCCGAGATCGCCCGAGTCGAGCCAGCCGTCCACGAACAGCGCGCGCGACGCCTCGGCGTTGCGGAAGTAGCCGCTCGTGGCGGACGGGCCGCGGAACTGCACGCGGCCCTGCTCGCGCTCGGGCAGCTCGCGCCCGGACTCGTCCACGATGCGGAGCTCGTGGCCGGGCAGTGGCGCTCCGCAGGACACGAACCGCAGGGCCGTTTCGTCGTCCGGCCGCGCGGGGGAGGCGCGCCCGTCACGCATGAAGTCGCCCCGCGCGATCCGATCGACCCGCGGGCCGCGGTCGAGCGGCGGGAACGTGAGCCCGAGCGCGTTCTCGGCGAGCCCGTAGACCGGCATCATCGCCGTCGGCCGGAAGCCGAAGCGCGCGAAGCGTTCGCCGAAGCGCTCGATCGTCGCCGGGCTGACCGCCTCGGCGCCGTTGAAGCAGCGCCTGAGCGACGAGAGGTCGACGTGCTCCAGCTCCCGGTCTTCGATGCGCCGCAGGCAGAGCTCGAAGGCGAAGTTCGGCCCGGCCGAGATCGTCGCGCGGTGCTCGTGTATGGCGCGCAGCCAGCGGCTCGGACGCGCGAGGAACGCGAGCGGCGACATCACGACCAGCCGGATGCCGAAGTAGAGCGAGCCGAGCCACGCACCGATCAGCCCCATGTCGTGATAGAGCGGCAGCCAGCTCACGAATACCTCGTCCGCCCCGGGTCGCACGACCGATCCCATCGCCCGCAGGTTGGCGAGCAGGTTGGCGTGCGTGAGCACCACCCCCTTCGGGTTGCCGGTGCTGCCGGAGGTGTACTGCAGGAACGCGACGTCCGCCCCGGCGAGGCGCGGCGCGCGCAGCACGCCGCCTTCGTCCGCCAGTTCGGCGACGGTCGCCACCCGTCGAAGCGCCGGCACCTGCGCCTTGAGCAGGCGCGCCACGACGCGCGTCTGCGCGACGGTGACGAGCATGACCGCGAGCGCGTTCTCGAGGATCGCGCGATGGCGGCGCACGTGGTCCTCGATCTGGCCCGGGCGCGCCGGAGGATAGATCGGAACCGGCACGGCGCCGGCGAGGAGCGCGCCGTAAAAGCTCACGAAGTACTCCCGCGAGGTGGGCAGCATGATGGCGACCGCGTGCCCCGGCCCCACCCCGGCCGCCTGCATGCCGCCCGCGACGGCCGCCGCCTCGCGCCGGAGCGCCGCGTGACTCAACGGCTCCTCGCCGTCTTCACGCCAGACGCGGAGGTGTTCGCGATCGGGCGCCCGTTCCGCATACCAGTCGAGTACGTCGAGCAGAGTCTGCGCTTCGGTCGGCGGCGGGACGCGCTCCGCGCCGGTCGCTTCCGGAGGGCCGGGCGGGCGGGATACGGCAGGCATCGCGCCGCGCGCGCGGGCGGCGACGAGAGCACGCAGGAGATCGCGCGGGGTGTCGGCGCTCGCGAAGGCCGACTCGGGGAGTGTCACGGCGCAGCGCTGCTCCAGGCGCGCGAGCAGTTCCACCCGCGCCAGGCTGTCGAGCCCGAGGTCGCGTTGAAGCGAGCTGTCGAGCGTGGCCGGACGAGGAGGGCGCGCCGGCTGCATCTGCGCGCCCAGCTCCGTCACCGCCGAGAGCAGGGCGGCCGCAAGATCGGGCGTCGGGCGGCTCGCCTGTTCCGGGTCCATCCGCTGGCCTCCGGGGATGCGGGTCGACCGGAACGTATAGCATGCGGCGGCAGGCGCTGTTGATACCTGACAATTCGTAGGCAGGACGACATTGCGGCCATGGCACTTGGTTCGGCGCGCCGGAGCCGGCAACATGGGCACGCGCAGCCGAGCCGGAGCCCATGCCCCTTCCCGATTACCGAGGCGGGAGCCTCGTCAACCTCATGAGCGCGCTCCTGCGGGCGCTCGGTGCGGAGCCGCCGACGGCGTATCCGCCGGTCGCCCTGCTCGGCCCGGATCTCGACCGGCGCACCGTGGTCCTTCTCGTGGTCGACGGAATGGGCGACGAGTTCCTGTTGCGGACCCACGCGCCCGCGCTGGCCGGGCGCCGGCGCGGCCGGCTCACCTCGGTCTTTCCCTCGACCACCGCGACCGCCATCACGACCTTCCTCACCGGCGAGGCGCCGCAGCAGCACGGCCTGACCGGGTGGCACACCTACCTGAAGGAACTGGGGAGCATCGTGACCGTGCTGCCCTTCGTCGCCCGCCACGGCGGGGAGTCGCTTTCGCGGGCGGGCATCCAGGCCGGCCCCTTGCTGGGCCACACGCCCGTCTTCGACCGGTTGCGCGCGCGCAGCGTCGTGGTCGCCCCCGAGCGCATCATCCACTCCGACTTCAACGTCGCGCACTCGGGCCGCGCGGAGCTGC is from Sulfurifustis variabilis and encodes:
- a CDS encoding patatin-like phospholipase family protein yields the protein MNARQTVSLVLGSGGARGLAHIGVIRWLEAHGYAIRSIAGSSMGALIGGVYATGKLDVYTAWVSALERLDVLRLLDLSFARAGLFKGERIMDVLRELIGDCRIEALPVSYTAVATDLDTGKEVWLREGRLFDAIRASIAIPLLLVPSRLDGRRLVDGGVVNPIPIAPTLTDRTDLTIAVNLSGKPDAAAKTEPATPLPAPPTSYKQRIRAFIENLWTSPPKPEPEDLGFFEIALRAMDTMQETIARLKLAAYTPDVIIDVPRDVCAFHEFHRAKELIAIGEAKTEQAMTRLLR
- a CDS encoding iron-containing alcohol dehydrogenase encodes the protein MKPFSIARLPRIEFGAGVVAKLPGILARYPGPALLVTGARAFTASTQWAALTSELRRRDIDFEHVRVAGEPSPSLVDEASALYRSRGIAVVAGIGGGSALDAAKAIAGLLRVGRSVMDYLEGVGPELPYEGPAVPFVAVPTTAGTGSEATKNAVLSVQGADGFKKSFRDERLVAEYALVDPDLLASCPKEIVAANGMDALTQLLESYVSLKANAFTDALARSGLQAARDGLLPWYEGRGDPGAARARMAYAALLSGVTLAQAGLGSVHGLASPLGAFCPIPHGVVCGTLVAEATRVNIAALRDRDGANPALAKYAEAAALLSGSVFGSAEQAWTALVGLLEEWTERLDLPRLSRHGLTATGLDRVVAHSRGSSMKTNPIVLTDAEIRGILQARL
- the lon gene encoding endopeptidase La, with protein sequence MNQNAESTQTNAGETPRPLPEDALIILPVRSTVLFPNMVLPLTVGRPRSIAAAQEAARSERPLGVLQQHDPGVDMPGPGDLYAVGTVAAILRYVTAPDGSHHVICQGQGRFRTVEFLDGFPYLVARVERIEEPETETKEIEARVLHLKRQAVQAIELLPQAPAELSAAIEATTAGGALADLVASFMDLKADEKQDVLETIDVRERLDKVLKLLEHRISVLKLTQEISEQTKESMEQRQREFLLREQMKTIQKELGEEDAKSLEVEEIRKAIADAKMPSEVEEQANRELTRFERMPEGAAESSMIRTYLDWLTTLPWSVMTEESIDIARAREILDEDHFGLEKVKRRILEYLAVRKLNPSGKSPILCFVGPPGVGKTSLGQSIARATGRKFVRVSLGGVHDEAEIRGHRRTYIGALPGNIIQGIKKAGSRNPVFMLDEMDKLGMGFHGDPSAALLEVLDPEQNSTFRDNYLGVPFDLSKTMFIGTANMLDTIPGPLRDRMEVIDLVGYTEDEKLEIARRYLVRRQLEANGVKAEQVSITDEALRHIIRDYTREAGVRNLEREIGRVFRHTAMRIAEGTAETVRIDAGDLHAILGARQFESEVAARTSIPGVATGLAWTPVGGDILFIEATRMPGSGKLILTGQLGDVMKESAQAALSLVKGRARALGVENDFFEKGDVHIHVPAGAIPKDGPSAGVAMFIALVSLVTGRTVQNDAAMTGEISLRGLVLPVGGIKEKTVAAARAGIRTVLLPARNKKDFEEIPAAARDRLQFVWLETVDDAIRAALGEPVEPRRTGDTEPSRPPRAVEGRISPPPI
- a CDS encoding LEA type 2 family protein; translation: MAFLRGWRLAGLAVLLAGCAGLTGPLEPPNVSLVDLRVLDAGLFEQRYGLTLRVQNPNPVAMPITGMEYKLSLNDVDFGRGVSQQAANVPAYGESVLEVEVVSNIFDLVQRVQDLQKGRGQGLRIAIAGGVSLANRAGELPFRMQSDLTGRRQE
- a CDS encoding Hsp20/alpha crystallin family protein, producing the protein MRYRSWMWAEAVQVVERAERLHRQFFQCTVSGRGPAWEPPVDIFETDIGLIVLVALPGVPPEQIQIDLEGGVLRVTGIRPLPALLRAATIQRLEIPHGRFERLIELPPGVYETDRQELANGCLAISLRKG
- a CDS encoding DUF763 domain-containing protein, which codes for MRTGFAQLPLHGGKAPAWLFRRMVRLARAVVCHVVDEHGPDEVLARLSDPYWFQALGCVLGFDWHSSGVTTTTCGAIKEGVKGLEQELGLYAAGGKGAASRRTPGEIEAACVRLARAPDALVQASRLAAKVDSAAVQDGYELYHHSFFFTRNGRWCVVQQGLNDGEGTARRYHWLGSRVESFVNEPHAAVCCDRRGEVLNLVAAESDGSRAAIAELARTPDRDVARVVERLPTLVLPGRHPVASADIDPRYLHKILVSTYERAPADFAALLAVPGVGAKTLRALALIAELIYGSPASTRDPARFSFAHGGKDGTPYAVDRETYDRTIAVLHDALGRAAVDAGEKRQALRRLAAFAPPGG
- a CDS encoding antibiotic biosynthesis monooxygenase, with translation MQVSIVYVHIKPERVSDFIEATRRNHEGSVREPGNLRFDVLQSASDPTRFMLYEAYVSAEQAAAHKQTAHYLQWRETVADWMASPRHAMAYDGLFPRGP